A single region of the Calonectris borealis chromosome 21, bCalBor7.hap1.2, whole genome shotgun sequence genome encodes:
- the PPP1R26 gene encoding protein phosphatase 1 regulatory subunit 26 isoform X3, producing the protein MFLMNASPLVALQTKWESFGPARNCRYPVCFSESEGDVTRTSVSAKVQMIINNLQSQESPLGMNNEYDCIMQKKQKGEKGNSNGVTSSTTLLRKHPQYTKCGCPADSDDTEVEENVGFRALLLDSDSDDSVDRDIEEAIQEYLKAKSKSDQSLQRNAECSENISRDKRFKREFSQNKMASNLLPVKFKAEMLSEEYLSDHLGIGKRLQPASPQSISSDDSFEQSIQAEIVQFLNEKKQQEISKCVIGEDKKDSHVRSVLKCNKETTNKTNCGALKQDCNALLLRHRPKLEKTSTQSKCSQSKLPEEPSDFSQVNQAYLEMATASQPWLVEQNEENGANYWETRGALINESMHTSDSSSDDGIEEAIQLYQLEKIRKEAGHATDCVPLQREQFDTKGMADISASLTISSTKSASPEIHKSPISNKRKEINSKSTELESTSNEFNKLFKPLKKARHFAPPENKIAACELTLQASCRADTSAELMCAEAILDISKTIMPSQIGSDNKSLTADSFFSPQLLSSSRCESDSSLVDSDDSIEQEIRAFLALKAQSESLGTKPPSLSHSIQMPLPSDQNSLTGTLEPSLPKTLKLSLSRKRRLKREGRIAKQGASKTREQLETGLFQPGNYSKFPVLQEGCALRSPAELCDAQRLSSKETRQQQLMSSELSRSVGRCVALDSVNPFMQVQSSARKLVKNTIQTQERDGSDDESSSLDSDEDLDSAIKDLLRSKRKLKKKSKDQKSQCKKRVRFSETETQLLDEFSSLQQNEWKCKNPVLLKSCLSKPRKAVKENAIKNPADNINVKLTNEKPETMKNLEFNLQLKKGSKPKPISNQNNLRVAKNKKCTFTAASDADDSSSVDSDDSIEQEIRKFLAEKAKDSASNSEIQKDDATLDLLRVTKQTANKGKAKQQLVENEIDLMLGQSKKTEVSQQTDELKNSQRTEGKSAMLHGSGKSASSAERVNLHTTGQSKAKQGVVGVKGVAGGELSGNTTGKKDVPNTEPMQKMLPPKTSRNEGCKVRKVINAKSRSKRKNTFPLKISSKFIAGLKYARDRKKSMLLNKRQKAERLLAQSSALGTEVTSQDTDVLNQGRGAPLPKGEFSGEYTTAIKESSSSQKLSVEVSSPHVAETCERLEAAPLYNKEEAEGCRKANASGDRSDSHSSLPLQEQSVAAVKVDKVCRAASNAENTQMRIEEGDIHKGSWASSNLDPPRPEHSMAVVKADKVSRDASQQGIHACSRGENNQQDKRPDPSLGCPLQELNVTAVAVDKTSGGACTNNSMQMCIKKEKVICQDSGRQEEIQVSSSNLEGKIPVLQNRETACEADQGQEVLDKTCAKFTDLPAGDCPDSLLKRKISNMGLGSPTLRTVERVQ; encoded by the exons AGCAAGGAATTGTAGATATCCCGTTTGCTTCTCTGAATCTGAAGGGGATGTCACTAGAACCTCTGTAAGTGCAAAAGTTCAGATGATCATAAACAACCTGCAAAGTCAAGAGTCTCCCCTGGGTATGAACAATGAGTATGACTGTATtatgcagaagaaacaaaagggagaaaagggcaaTAGTAACGGAGTCACATCTAGCACCACATTGCTACGGAAGCATCCTCAGTATACCAAGTGTGGTTGCCCTGCTGATTCAGACGACACTGAAGTGGAAGAGAACGTGGGGTTTAGGGCTCTCTTGCTTGACTCTGATAGTGATGATTCTGTTGACCGAGATATAGAGGAAGCCATTCAAGAGTacttgaaagcaaaaagcaaaagcgACCAGTCATTGCAAAGGAATGCAGAATGTTCTGAGAATATAAGCAGAGACAAAAGGTTTAAGAGAGAATTTTCCCAGAACAAAATGGCTAGTAATCTTCTCCCTGTGAAATTTAAAGCTGAGATGCTCTCAGAAGAGTACCTGTCTGACCACCTGGGAATTGGTAAAAGGCTACAGCCTGCTTCCCCTCAGAGCATCAGTAGCGATGACTCTTTTGAACAGAGCATACAAGCTGAAATAGTGCAGTTCCTGAATgagaagaagcagcaagaaattAGTAAGTGCGTAATCGGGGAGGATAAAAAAGATTCCCATGTGAGATCTGTCCTAAAATGCAACAAAGAAACAACTAACAAAACAAACTGTGGTGCTCTAAAGCAAGATTGCAATGCGCTCCTCTTGAGACACCGTCCCAAGCTAGAGAAAACCAGCACGCAGTCCAAGTGTTCGCAGTCTAAACTCCCGGAAGAGCCTAGTGATTTCAGCCAGGTGAACCAAGCGTATCTAGAAATGGCCACTGCCAGCCAGCCCTGGTTAGtggagcaaaatgaagaaaatggagcTAATTACTGGGAGACGAGGGGAGCACTTATCAACGAGAGTATGCACACATCTGACTCAAGTAGCGATGATGGCATTGAAGAAGCCATTCAGCTTTATCAGCTGGAGAAAATCAGGAAAGAGGCAGGTCATGCAACAGACTGTGTCCCTTTGCAGAGGGAACAATTTGATACAAAGGGTATGGCGGACATTTCTGCAAGCCTGACAATTAGCTCAACAAAAAGTGCCTCACCAGAAATCCATAAAAGCCCTATAAGcaacaagagaaaagaaattaattcaaagtCAACAGAATTAGAAAGCACCAGCAATGAATTTAACAAGCTGTttaaaccactgaaaaaagccagaCATTTTGCACCTCCGGAAAACAAGATTGCTGCTTGCGAGCTCACATTGCAGGCCTCTTGCAGAGCAGACACATCTGCAGAACTCATGTGTGCGGAAGCTATCCTTGATATTTCCAAAACAATCATGCCATCCCAAATTGGAAGTGACAACAAATCACTCACTGCAGActccttcttttctccccagcttCTCTCGTCCTCCCGTTGTGAAAGTGACAGCAGCCTTGTGGACAGTGATGATAGTATAGAGCAAGAAATCAGGGCTTTTTTGGCTCTGAAAGCACAGTCAGAAAGCCTTGGAACAAAGCCTCCCAGCCTGTCACACTCAATCCAAATGCCTTTGCCTTCTGATCAAAACAGCCTCACCGGtacccttgagccttctcttcccaaaACACTGAAGCTATCATTGAGTCGTAAAAGGAGACTTAAAAGGGAAGGCAGAATAGCGAAACAAGGTGCATCAAAAACACGTGAACAGCTGGAGACAGGACTTTTCCAGCCAGGTAACTATTCAAAATTCCCTGTGCTCCAAGAGGGGTGTGCCCTGCGCAGCCCTGCAGAACTCTGTGATGCTCAAAGGCTCAGTAGCAAAGAGACtaggcagcagcagctgatgtCTTCCGAATTATCCAGATCTGTTGGTAGATGTGTGGCCTTGGACTCTGTAAACCCTTTTATGCAGGTTCAGAGCAGTGCAAGAAAGCTTGTGAAAAATACCATCCAAACTCAAGAGAGGGATGGTTCGGATGATGAGAGCAGTTCTCTCGATAGTGATGAGGACCTTGATAGTGCTATCAAGGACCTTCTACggtctaaaagaaaattaaagaagaagTCCAAGGACCAGAAATCTCAGTGCAAGAAGAGAGTCAGATTTAGCGAGACAGAAACTCAGCTGCTAGATGAATTTAGTAGCCTCCAACAAAATGAGTGGAAATGTAAAAATCCCGTGCTACTGAAAAGCTGCCTCTCAAAACCTAGAAAGGCTGTGAAAGAGAATGCAATCAAAAATCCTGCAGACAACATAAATGTCAAACTTACCAATGAAAAACCAGAAACCATGAAGAACTTAGAGTTTAACTTACAGCTTAAAAAAGGATCTAAACCTAAACCAATTTCAAACCAGAATAACCTGCGggtagctaaaaataaaaaatgtacttTCACAGCTGCATCAGACGCTGATGACAGCAGTTCAGTGGACAGCGATGACAGCATCGAACAAGAAATTAGGAAGTTTTTGGCAGAAAAGGCTAAAGACTCTGCAAGCaattcagaaatacaaaaagatgaTGCAACTCTGGACCTATTGAGAGTGACCAAACAAACTGCtaataaaggaaaagcaaagcaacagcTGGTTGAAAATGAGATTGACCTCATGCTGGGTCAGAGTAAAAAGACTGAGGTATCTCAGCAAACTGATGAGTTGAAGAACTCTCAGAGAACGGAAGGGAAAAGTGCAATGTTACATGGCAGTGGGAAATCGGCTTCCTCTGCAGAGCGTGTTAATCTTCATACTACTGGTCAGTCAAAAGCTAAGCAAGGAGTGGTGGGGGTTAAAGGTGTTGCTGGTGGTGAGTTATCTGGAAACACAACAGGTAAAAAGGATGTCCCTAATACAGAGCCCATGCAGAAAATGCTTCCACCTAAAACCAGCAGAAATGAAGGTTGTAAAGTACGAAAAGTAATTAATGCAAAGTCTAGATCTAAAAGAAAGAATACCTTTCCCCTAAAAATTTCGAGTAAATTTATTGCAGGTTTGAAATATGCTCGGGACAGGAAGAAATCCATGCTTTTGAACaagaggcagaaagcagagcGTTTGCTCGCCCAGAGCAGTGCGTTAGGAACGGAGGTAACTTCCCAGGATACAGACGTACTTAACCAGGGAAGAGGAGCCCCCTTGCCAAAAGGTGAATTTAGTGGGGAGTATACAACAGCAATAAAAGAATCCAGTTCTTCTCAGAAGCTCTCTGTGGAAGTGTCAAGTCCCCACGTAGCAGAAACCTGTGAAAGACTGGAGGCTGCTCCTTTGTATAACAAAGAGGAAGCAGAGGGTTGCAGAAAGGCTAATGCTTCAGGCGACCGGTCGGATTCACACTCGAGTCTCCCCTTGCAGGAGCAGAGTGTGGCAGCAGTAAAAGTAGATAAGGTTTGCAGAGCAGCATCCAACGCTGAGAACACACAGATGCGGATTGAGGAAGGAGATATCCACAAAGGCAGCTGGGCCAGTTCAAATTTAGATCCCCCACGCCCTGAACACAGTATGGCAGTGGTAAAAGCAGATAAAGTTAGCAGAGACGCATCTCAGCAGGGTATACATGCGTGCAGTAGGGGGGAGAATAACCAGCAGGACAAGAGGCCAGATCCAAGTTTAGGTTGCCCACTGCAGGAACTAAATGTGACAGCAGTAGCAGTGGATAAAACTAGTGGAGGAGCATGTACAAATAACAGTATGCAGATgtgcattaagaaagaaaaagttatctGCCAGGACAGTGGCAGGCAGGAAGAAATTCAGGTATCCAGCTCcaatttggaaggaaaaatacCTGTCCTGCAGAATAGGGAAACTGCTTGTGAAGCGGACCAAGGGCAGGAAGTTTTAGACAAAACCTGTGCAAAATTTACTGACCTACCTGCAGGGGACTGCCCAGATTCCCtcttgaaaagaaagatttcaaataT GGGTCTCGGTTCTCCCACCCTGAGGACTGTGGAGCGAGTTCAGTAA